A single Pirellulaceae bacterium DNA region contains:
- a CDS encoding arylsulfatase: protein MCRSNYGISRQTPGFAVGNTMVICLLTATLISAASLRAADSSRPNIVILYADDMGYGDLGANNSASKIPTPNLDRLAATGLRFTDGHSSSGICSPSRYAMLTGRHHWRDFHDIVGALGASVFKEGQLTLPQMLREKGYATACIGKWHLGWDWDAIRRLGTKKNSIQPQDFNWTKPVPGGPLDHGFDHYFGDDVINFPPYAWIDGRKLLRTPDAVIDGNFKAPTKEGKWEARPGPALADWDFYQVLPTLTQRCVDFVLSRKEKQQPFLLYVPFPSPHAPIIPNDEFDGKSLAGPFGDFVFQTDDACGRILNAIEDIGQSENTIIIFTSDNGPENYAYARDEKYDHWSSAPFRGLKRDIYEGGHHVPFLIRWPGVTQPGSLSDALISQVDLMATFAALLHYELPNDSAEDSHNFLPYLSGQSEQGPRTSIVHNTQKDHYALRDGDWLLIDARSGYTGHKAPDGWKAKHGHPAEDELPVELYHLKEDIGQRHNLAAQHPQRVECMQTLLKSIRAQGYSAPRLAMP, encoded by the coding sequence ATGTGCAGATCGAATTATGGCATCAGCCGTCAAACTCCCGGCTTTGCGGTTGGGAATACGATGGTCATTTGTCTGCTGACAGCGACGCTAATTTCTGCCGCTTCGCTCCGTGCCGCAGACTCAAGTAGGCCGAACATTGTCATCTTGTACGCGGACGACATGGGCTACGGTGACTTGGGGGCGAACAACTCGGCTTCGAAGATTCCTACGCCGAATCTGGACAGGTTGGCTGCTACAGGCTTGCGTTTTACCGATGGGCATTCCTCTTCCGGTATCTGCTCTCCCTCACGCTATGCGATGCTCACGGGCCGGCACCACTGGCGTGACTTTCATGACATTGTCGGAGCCCTGGGAGCCTCTGTATTCAAGGAGGGTCAGCTCACTCTGCCACAAATGCTACGGGAGAAAGGCTATGCCACGGCTTGTATCGGCAAGTGGCACCTTGGTTGGGACTGGGACGCCATTCGACGGCTCGGAACGAAAAAGAACTCTATCCAACCTCAGGACTTTAACTGGACCAAACCGGTACCCGGTGGACCGCTAGACCATGGATTCGACCACTATTTTGGAGACGACGTAATCAATTTTCCGCCCTACGCTTGGATCGACGGCCGTAAACTGCTGCGAACGCCCGACGCGGTCATCGATGGCAACTTCAAGGCACCCACCAAAGAGGGTAAGTGGGAGGCTCGGCCCGGTCCAGCCCTGGCTGACTGGGACTTTTACCAGGTACTACCCACGTTGACGCAGCGATGCGTCGATTTTGTGCTCTCCCGTAAAGAGAAGCAGCAGCCTTTTTTGTTGTATGTTCCTTTTCCATCACCTCACGCGCCGATCATCCCGAATGATGAGTTTGACGGAAAATCGCTGGCCGGTCCATTTGGTGATTTTGTTTTTCAGACAGATGATGCCTGCGGACGCATTCTCAATGCTATCGAAGACATCGGACAAAGTGAAAACACCATCATCATCTTCACCTCCGACAATGGCCCTGAGAACTACGCCTACGCACGCGACGAGAAATACGATCATTGGTCATCGGCTCCCTTTCGAGGTCTGAAACGCGACATTTACGAAGGCGGACATCACGTCCCGTTTCTTATCCGCTGGCCGGGCGTCACTCAGCCGGGCAGCCTGTCAGATGCATTGATTTCACAGGTTGATCTCATGGCAACCTTTGCTGCCCTGCTCCACTACGAACTACCCAATGATTCCGCTGAAGACTCGCACAATTTTCTGCCCTACCTGAGCGGGCAGTCAGAGCAAGGACCGCGCACGTCGATAGTCCACAATACCCAAAAGGACCACTATGCTTTGCGAGATGGTGATTGGCTGCTGATTGACGCCAGATCAGGCTACACAGGGCATAAAGCACCAGACGGATGGAAAGCCAAGCACGGACACCCGGCGGAAGATGAACTGCCAGTCGAACTCTATCACCTGAAGGAAGACATTGGCCAGCGTCACAACCTGGCCGCCCAGCACCCACAGCGTGTCGAGTGCATGCAAACGTTGCTAAAAAGTATCCGCGCTCAAGGATATTCGGCTCCGCGCCTGGCGATGCCATGA
- a CDS encoding neutral/alkaline non-lysosomal ceramidase N-terminal domain-containing protein: MKYSSSPNFASRLVAWLSFSVAVLTATQGRTEAPIPFEAGLAVRDITPDPQLFHVPLGGYGERMNAPAEGIHDSTMAKALMLRQGDKKFALVTLDLLGVPRSLRDEVIARIADTGIDSSNLMLAASHTHASVEMAAMNRANVFGNAAIGIFDERLLVYTADKIAEAIQAADKSYVPVQAGTASIELPGMNRNRRGGKLTDNEMTVLRLDRLDGSPLVVHVNYTAHPTYMTAKVMQLSAGWPGYLQRTMESILPGTTCMYSNGAEGDVAPAGGQGNTPFERAESYGQRLAAHAVDLVKTIQTRPVSRFAFRTLTLTLPERKVPKALMQSAGPEYGLNEENIMQVVNAMAPETSYLGVLQIDDFLAVSIPGEMTSVLGLRIKQSLRQLGAKRPVIVGLGNEWISYMLDSDEYHAGGYEPGVSFYGETLGPEVVRQAIEASQGLMELSER; the protein is encoded by the coding sequence ATGAAATATTCTTCGAGCCCAAATTTCGCATCGCGACTTGTGGCATGGCTTAGCTTCTCCGTTGCTGTCTTGACTGCAACGCAGGGCAGAACGGAAGCCCCGATACCGTTCGAAGCTGGTCTGGCAGTGCGGGACATTACGCCTGATCCTCAGTTGTTTCATGTTCCGCTGGGCGGCTACGGCGAGCGCATGAATGCGCCGGCCGAGGGGATTCATGATAGCACCATGGCCAAGGCGCTGATGCTCCGTCAGGGTGATAAAAAGTTTGCGCTGGTCACGTTGGACCTACTGGGTGTGCCGCGTTCTTTGCGTGACGAAGTCATCGCACGCATCGCCGATACAGGTATTGATTCGAGCAATTTGATGTTGGCCGCCAGTCATACGCATGCTTCCGTCGAGATGGCGGCTATGAATCGCGCCAATGTATTTGGCAATGCAGCGATCGGGATTTTCGATGAGCGACTGCTGGTGTATACGGCCGATAAGATTGCCGAAGCGATTCAGGCAGCAGATAAGAGTTATGTGCCGGTCCAAGCTGGCACGGCATCGATCGAACTGCCGGGGATGAACCGCAATCGACGCGGCGGCAAACTGACTGACAACGAAATGACGGTCCTGAGGCTAGACAGATTAGATGGTTCACCGCTAGTAGTTCATGTGAACTATACGGCGCACCCAACTTACATGACCGCCAAGGTGATGCAGTTGTCGGCCGGTTGGCCTGGCTACCTGCAGCGTACAATGGAGTCAATCCTGCCAGGGACGACCTGTATGTACTCCAACGGGGCTGAAGGCGATGTGGCACCTGCTGGTGGCCAGGGGAATACTCCTTTTGAAAGGGCAGAGTCCTACGGCCAGCGACTGGCAGCGCACGCGGTGGACTTAGTTAAGACCATTCAAACTCGCCCGGTCAGCCGCTTTGCCTTTCGGACGCTCACCTTGACGTTGCCGGAGAGAAAGGTTCCCAAGGCGCTCATGCAGTCGGCTGGACCAGAATATGGATTGAACGAAGAGAATATTATGCAGGTGGTCAACGCAATGGCACCGGAAACTTCGTATCTTGGCGTCCTGCAGATTGACGATTTTCTTGCAGTGTCCATTCCAGGTGAAATGACCTCTGTCTTGGGGCTTCGGATCAAGCAATCGCTTCGCCAGCTTGGCGCCAAGCGGCCTGTGATAGTTGGCCTAGGCAATGAGTGGATCAGCTACATGCTGGACAGTGACGAGTACCACGCAGGCGGCTACGAACCGGGCGTTTCTTTCTACGGCGAAACTCTTGGGCCAGAAGTTGTTCGTCAAGCTATTGAAGCCAGCCAGGGGCTTATGGAACTGAGTGAGCGATAG
- a CDS encoding sulfatase: MQLTKYLILLAFLACSAAGLTAELAAGPPNVLFIAVDDLRPELGCYGDTQARTPHIDQLAALGVRFERAYCQVPVCGASRAALMTSILPTPKRFVNFDSRVDIDAPNAATLPQVFRQAGYTTLSNGKVFHHTGDTSERSWSQPAWRPSNTKNSHDLETMRQRSTKERGRIFEFPDVPDDAYHDGQIAIKTIDDLRRLKQSGQPFFLACGFLKPHLPFYAPKKYWDLYLRDEIDIADNRQPPQNAPTQLKGSGEFRSYHLADFDEDSDDFHRLMRHGYLACTSYIDKLIGDVLAELNRLGLADSTIIVLWGDHGWHLGEHGFWGKHNTMHLAMRIPLIVKVPGKKAGSSAALVETIDLFPTLCMLTGIAIPESVQGRSFTELLDHPERRHREVAYSRFQSGDAVITDQFTYTCYQGGKSEMLYDLSRDPLENTNVAGESEYAAKLGEMREFLNNRKAQAASAQF; encoded by the coding sequence ATGCAACTGACAAAGTATCTGATACTGCTCGCGTTCTTGGCTTGTTCCGCCGCGGGACTTACAGCCGAGCTAGCTGCGGGACCACCCAACGTGCTCTTCATCGCCGTTGATGATCTGCGACCGGAGCTTGGTTGTTATGGCGATACGCAGGCCCGAACACCTCACATCGACCAATTGGCAGCTTTAGGCGTCCGATTCGAACGTGCCTATTGCCAAGTGCCGGTTTGCGGCGCCTCGCGGGCTGCGTTGATGACCAGCATCCTACCGACACCCAAACGGTTCGTGAATTTCGATAGTCGTGTCGATATCGATGCGCCCAATGCCGCTACACTGCCTCAAGTATTCAGGCAGGCTGGCTATACGACGCTGTCCAACGGCAAGGTTTTCCACCATACAGGCGACACGAGCGAGAGAAGTTGGAGCCAGCCCGCGTGGCGACCAAGCAACACTAAGAACAGCCACGATTTGGAAACCATGCGACAACGCTCAACTAAGGAACGCGGACGTATTTTCGAGTTCCCCGATGTGCCCGACGACGCCTACCATGACGGACAGATCGCTATCAAGACGATCGACGACTTGCGGCGACTGAAACAAAGCGGTCAGCCGTTTTTTCTAGCTTGTGGCTTTTTGAAACCACACCTACCGTTTTATGCTCCGAAAAAATACTGGGACCTCTACCTACGCGACGAAATCGACATCGCCGATAATCGGCAGCCACCCCAGAACGCACCGACACAGCTCAAGGGCAGCGGCGAGTTCCGTAGTTATCATCTGGCCGACTTTGACGAGGACTCTGATGACTTCCATCGTCTGATGCGACATGGCTATCTGGCCTGCACCAGTTACATAGACAAGCTGATCGGAGATGTGCTGGCCGAACTGAATCGACTGGGGTTGGCGGATAGCACCATCATTGTCCTGTGGGGCGATCACGGCTGGCATCTGGGCGAGCATGGCTTCTGGGGGAAACACAACACCATGCACCTCGCCATGCGCATCCCCCTGATCGTGAAAGTGCCTGGCAAAAAGGCCGGAAGTTCGGCGGCGCTGGTTGAAACCATCGACCTCTTCCCAACTCTTTGCATGCTGACCGGTATCGCCATTCCGGAATCCGTCCAAGGCCGCAGCTTCACCGAACTACTTGACCATCCTGAACGCCGCCATCGCGAAGTCGCGTACAGTCGGTTCCAATCCGGAGACGCGGTCATCACGGATCAATTCACTTATACCTGCTACCAAGGTGGTAAGTCCGAGATGTTGTATGACCTGTCGCGCGATCCACTGGAAAACACGAACGTCGCAGGCGAGTCTGAGTATGCTGCGAAGCTGGGTGAGATGAGAGAGTTCCTGAATAATCGCAAAGCCCAAGCCGCTTCCGCTCAGTTCTGA
- a CDS encoding exo-alpha-sialidase, whose protein sequence is MKWYCFVGALCWLAGLASANDNSLQSVELFPPGLGGVARYRIPGLVVTERGTILAYCEARRNDSQDWGEIEIHLRRSVDGGKSWQPTQHIAHHGQRIEGNPRNKASGQHEQTVNNPVAIVDAKSGEIQFLYCVNYARCFSMTSGDDGQTWSVPREITHAFEPFRAKYDWKVIATGPGHGIQLASGRLVVPIWLAYGAVGDHAPSACGTIFSDDHGHSWVAGDIAVPNAGEFGNPNESALATLADGRVIMVTRSVSKPNRKIISTSLDGATQWSQPTFHQQLWEPICMAGIVAYPSAPGMLLFSNPHSLALDANGNEKPAGRGKRKNLSVKLSRDGGVTWPVNKTLDAGPSAYSDLAVMPDGSILCLYEADQSLVLSRFKLEWLTAP, encoded by the coding sequence ATGAAATGGTATTGTTTCGTAGGGGCCCTGTGCTGGTTGGCTGGTTTAGCAAGCGCAAACGACAACTCTCTGCAGAGTGTCGAGTTGTTTCCACCGGGCCTGGGCGGCGTGGCGCGCTATCGCATTCCCGGCCTGGTTGTGACGGAGCGCGGTACGATTCTGGCGTACTGCGAAGCCCGACGCAACGACAGCCAGGACTGGGGAGAAATCGAAATACACCTGCGACGTTCAGTCGATGGTGGGAAGAGCTGGCAACCGACTCAACATATCGCCCACCACGGTCAACGTATTGAGGGAAATCCTCGAAACAAAGCCTCTGGACAGCACGAGCAAACAGTAAACAACCCCGTAGCCATTGTGGATGCGAAGTCTGGAGAGATTCAGTTTCTCTACTGTGTCAACTATGCACGTTGTTTTTCCATGACCAGCGGCGACGACGGCCAGACCTGGAGCGTTCCGAGGGAGATTACCCATGCGTTTGAACCGTTCCGCGCTAAGTACGACTGGAAAGTCATCGCTACCGGACCAGGGCACGGAATTCAGTTGGCTAGCGGGCGGCTGGTCGTTCCGATCTGGCTGGCCTATGGAGCCGTTGGAGACCATGCACCATCAGCCTGTGGCACAATCTTTAGCGACGATCATGGCCACAGCTGGGTGGCTGGCGATATCGCAGTGCCTAACGCAGGTGAATTCGGCAATCCCAACGAGTCCGCTTTGGCGACGCTGGCGGATGGTCGCGTCATAATGGTCACGCGCAGCGTTTCGAAACCCAATCGCAAGATCATTTCGACCAGTTTGGACGGGGCCACGCAGTGGAGTCAGCCCACATTTCACCAGCAACTCTGGGAGCCAATTTGTATGGCTGGCATTGTGGCATATCCCTCAGCACCCGGGATGCTGCTGTTCTCCAATCCGCACAGTTTGGCTTTGGACGCCAATGGAAATGAGAAGCCGGCCGGCAGGGGAAAACGCAAGAATCTGTCGGTCAAGCTCAGTCGAGATGGTGGTGTGACATGGCCAGTAAACAAGACGCTAGATGCAGGTCCCAGTGCCTATAGCGATTTGGCTGTGATGCCCGACGGCAGTATTCTCTGTCTGTATGAAGCCGATCAGTCGCTTGTATTGTCCCGCTTTAAACTTGAATGGCTAACTGCCCCTTGA
- a CDS encoding NAD(P)/FAD-dependent oxidoreductase, translated as MQYSNSKLSGTYDLIVIGGGHNGLTTAAYLAKAGWRVLVVERRSVLGGCSVTEPLWPGYRVSTASYVVSLLLPKIIRDLKLKENGLKILPRNPSSFTPSLDGRYLLLGPDFAENQRQISKFSPQDAQAYPRYEALLGRVAEAIEPILQQPAIDLLPLPSSWRRIGWLERLKQLNQARHIQHSLKQLGSQLPEAIEILTGAARPILERWFESDIVRATLATDAIIGAFASISSPGTAYVLLHHVMGTAGGARGVWGYIQGGMGGLAEALAATCRQTGVDILTDAPVSRIHANSSGVSGVELADGRSFDCRVVASSIDCNWTFNHLLQGVELPDEFRAAIGRIDYSSASMKVNLAVGEPPRFSCLNQAGVGPQHHGTMHICDSVQWIEQAYADALCGRPSDKPILEITMPTSVDRTIAPEGKHILSMFVQYAPYRLQPGLAWDDIKEDFGRRCVELLGQYAPNIPGCIEHMQVLSPLDIERIYGLTGGNIFQGAMTMNQLYLMRPVPGWSDHRTPLRGLYLCGAASHPGGGVMGACGRNAAQAILKDGRG; from the coding sequence GTGCAGTATTCAAATTCCAAGCTGAGCGGTACCTACGACTTGATCGTTATTGGAGGTGGACACAATGGACTGACGACGGCGGCCTATCTGGCCAAAGCCGGCTGGCGAGTCCTGGTTGTCGAACGGCGCTCGGTGCTGGGAGGCTGCAGCGTCACCGAGCCGCTGTGGCCCGGTTATCGCGTTTCCACTGCGTCCTACGTGGTCAGTCTGCTGCTGCCGAAGATCATTCGTGACCTGAAGCTCAAGGAAAACGGCCTCAAGATTTTGCCGCGTAATCCGTCGTCCTTTACGCCGTCACTAGACGGACGTTATTTATTGCTCGGACCAGATTTTGCCGAAAACCAACGGCAGATCAGCAAGTTTTCGCCGCAGGATGCCCAGGCCTACCCACGCTACGAAGCGCTGCTGGGAAGAGTGGCTGAAGCCATCGAACCGATTCTACAGCAACCCGCTATCGACTTGTTACCGTTGCCTTCCAGTTGGCGGCGCATCGGTTGGCTCGAGCGACTGAAGCAGCTCAATCAGGCTCGCCACATACAACATTCACTGAAGCAGTTGGGATCACAACTACCCGAAGCCATCGAGATCCTAACGGGTGCCGCGCGGCCGATCCTCGAACGCTGGTTTGAGTCGGACATTGTGCGGGCCACCTTGGCTACCGATGCGATCATTGGTGCCTTTGCTTCCATCTCATCGCCGGGCACAGCGTATGTCTTGCTGCATCATGTGATGGGCACCGCTGGAGGGGCACGCGGAGTGTGGGGTTATATCCAGGGAGGCATGGGTGGCCTAGCCGAAGCCCTTGCCGCCACCTGCCGCCAGACAGGAGTGGACATTCTGACCGACGCACCGGTCAGCCGTATCCATGCCAATTCCAGCGGTGTCAGCGGAGTCGAATTGGCGGATGGTCGGTCATTTGATTGCCGTGTTGTCGCGTCGAGTATCGACTGCAACTGGACCTTCAACCATCTGCTGCAGGGGGTTGAATTGCCCGATGAGTTCCGCGCGGCCATCGGGCGCATTGACTATTCATCAGCTTCGATGAAGGTGAATCTTGCCGTTGGTGAGCCGCCGCGATTTTCCTGCCTGAACCAGGCTGGCGTAGGGCCTCAACATCACGGCACCATGCATATCTGTGATTCGGTCCAGTGGATTGAGCAAGCCTATGCCGACGCTCTGTGCGGACGCCCCAGCGATAAACCGATTCTGGAGATCACCATGCCCACTAGCGTCGACCGCACGATTGCGCCCGAAGGCAAACATATCTTGTCGATGTTTGTGCAGTACGCTCCCTATCGCTTGCAGCCTGGATTAGCTTGGGACGACATCAAAGAGGATTTTGGTCGGCGATGTGTCGAGCTGTTAGGCCAATACGCCCCTAATATCCCGGGCTGCATCGAACACATGCAGGTCTTGTCGCCACTGGATATTGAGCGCATCTATGGTTTGACCGGCGGTAACATTTTTCAAGGTGCAATGACGATGAATCAACTGTATTTGATGCGCCCTGTACCAGGCTGGTCCGACCATCGCACCCCCTTGCGCGGGCTGTATCTATGCGGCGCAGCCAGCCATCCCGGTGGCGGAGTCATGGGAGCCTGCGGCAGAAACGCCGCTCAGGCAATTCTGAAAGATGGAAGAGGTTGA
- a CDS encoding TolC family protein, with product MNKRFCLNNTVLLAAICLLSTVSAQEPWSCILPEQRCLELRSPTQLCRASIAPSLPPATVADPQWDAQPMYLSLSDVINLSLQNMDVVRILTGVAANTTGRTVYDTAITNAGIDAARGRFDPTLFANNGWSRNNTPSAIPDPGDPTESLIVGNRFDRHSLNMGLSKRTVTGGIIDFGLLGTGTRLPGVVAPLNPQINSSPAVQWTQPLLQGAGMAANQAPIVIARIDTERSYFQFKDAVQTHVQSVIQGYWQLVQARTELWARQQQVRQLEFAVKRAEDRVEVGDARLGELSQARVAYENFRAILLVAEANILAREAALRNVLGLEPYSGQRIIPTSPLVDEQLQIDWDQLMRLAEIQRPDIIELKLVLEADQQRLLLRNNEALPRLDALALYRWNGLEGTMPNGDTIAGSGFDDWTLGVNFSVPIGLRSSRALLRQQELLIQRDQANLRQGLHQASHNLAINVRNLDLFYAQYRRYQEVRQAAQANLDQQLEIGNALEQFIVLLQAIVDWGNAVSNEALALVQFNSELAALERETGTILQSHGITFIEERFGSIGPLGRLALPVAYPRSVTPVGPVDRYPSGDQPSEQQFDLRNPLEGYDDELPGGDGQSSGEAPTPTDSPKSSRRPRSGSPGMVQRFKDWLR from the coding sequence ATGAACAAACGATTCTGCCTTAACAACACCGTATTGCTAGCAGCAATTTGCTTGCTTTCCACAGTTTCGGCTCAAGAACCGTGGAGCTGTATTCTGCCCGAACAGCGGTGCCTAGAGTTACGTTCGCCCACTCAACTGTGCCGGGCGAGCATTGCTCCATCTTTGCCACCAGCCACCGTCGCCGACCCGCAGTGGGACGCCCAGCCGATGTACCTGTCGCTGTCGGATGTAATCAACCTGAGCCTGCAGAATATGGACGTGGTCCGCATTCTGACTGGTGTGGCTGCTAACACTACGGGACGCACGGTCTACGATACGGCCATCACCAACGCCGGCATCGATGCCGCGCGCGGGCGATTCGACCCGACCTTGTTTGCGAATAACGGTTGGTCGCGAAATAACACCCCCAGTGCCATCCCTGACCCGGGTGACCCGACGGAATCTCTGATCGTCGGCAATCGCTTTGATCGCCACAGTTTAAACATGGGACTGTCCAAGCGAACCGTCACTGGTGGCATCATCGACTTTGGATTGCTGGGTACCGGCACTCGGCTTCCCGGGGTTGTCGCACCACTGAATCCGCAAATCAATTCCAGCCCCGCCGTTCAATGGACGCAGCCTTTATTACAGGGAGCCGGGATGGCTGCTAACCAAGCACCGATCGTCATCGCCCGCATCGACACCGAACGCTCATATTTTCAGTTCAAAGATGCCGTTCAAACGCATGTTCAAAGCGTCATTCAGGGCTACTGGCAGTTGGTTCAAGCGCGCACCGAACTTTGGGCGCGGCAGCAGCAGGTTCGCCAATTGGAATTCGCCGTCAAACGTGCTGAAGATCGCGTCGAAGTTGGCGATGCGCGGCTGGGCGAACTATCGCAGGCACGAGTCGCTTACGAAAACTTTCGAGCCATCCTTCTGGTGGCCGAAGCGAATATCCTAGCTCGTGAGGCGGCTCTGCGCAACGTGTTGGGGCTAGAACCTTACAGCGGCCAGCGAATCATTCCTACCTCGCCCCTCGTTGATGAACAACTGCAGATTGACTGGGATCAACTGATGCGATTGGCAGAAATTCAACGGCCCGACATCATCGAATTGAAATTGGTCCTCGAAGCCGACCAGCAGCGGCTCCTGTTGCGCAACAATGAAGCCCTGCCGCGTCTGGATGCCTTGGCCCTGTATCGCTGGAACGGATTGGAAGGCACAATGCCCAACGGCGACACTATCGCAGGCAGCGGATTCGACGACTGGACGCTGGGAGTTAATTTCTCAGTTCCCATTGGCCTTCGCAGTTCGCGCGCATTGTTGCGGCAACAAGAATTATTGATCCAGCGCGATCAAGCCAACTTGCGACAAGGACTCCATCAAGCTTCACACAACCTGGCCATCAACGTGCGGAATCTCGACCTGTTCTACGCGCAATACCGACGTTACCAAGAGGTCCGTCAAGCGGCTCAAGCAAATCTCGACCAACAGTTGGAAATTGGCAACGCGCTGGAACAATTTATCGTGCTGCTGCAAGCCATCGTCGACTGGGGAAACGCCGTTTCCAATGAAGCTCTGGCGTTGGTGCAATTCAACTCTGAACTCGCAGCCCTGGAACGCGAGACTGGCACGATCCTCCAGTCACACGGAATTACGTTCATCGAGGAACGCTTCGGATCCATCGGACCGCTGGGCAGGCTCGCTCTACCGGTCGCCTATCCACGCTCTGTGACTCCCGTGGGCCCTGTCGATCGCTATCCCAGTGGCGACCAACCCAGCGAGCAACAATTTGATTTAAGAAATCCGCTGGAAGGGTACGATGACGAACTGCCAGGGGGAGATGGGCAGAGTAGCGGGGAAGCTCCCACTCCAACAGACTCTCCCAAATCCAGCCGTCGTCCGCGCTCCGGATCGCCCGGAATGGTTCAGCGCTTCAAAGACTGGCTACGTTAA
- a CDS encoding ABC transporter ATP-binding protein, whose product MIELRDVGRSYDLGEVQVHALRNVTLNIDRGEFVALIGPSGSGKSTLMNTLGCLDRPTEGSYLLDGQEIVIMSRDQRAEIRNRQLGFVFQNFNLLNRTSALENVELPLMYKKGLTGRQRHSTAIELLTKVGLGDRIHHHSSQLSGGQQQRVAIARALANSPSVLMGDEPTGNLDSKTSREVIALFRQLNQQQGLTVILVTHDPAVARNANRMIVLRDGYVVEDTQDFQRAMSALQHETFADEPGAAHKPTGEA is encoded by the coding sequence CTGATTGAACTGCGCGATGTGGGACGTTCTTATGACCTGGGCGAAGTCCAGGTACACGCACTACGCAATGTAACACTGAACATCGATCGCGGTGAGTTCGTAGCCCTGATCGGTCCTAGCGGATCCGGCAAAAGCACACTGATGAATACACTTGGCTGCCTAGACCGGCCAACCGAAGGCAGCTATCTGCTCGATGGTCAAGAGATCGTCATCATGTCACGCGATCAGCGCGCGGAAATCCGCAATCGACAACTGGGTTTCGTGTTTCAGAACTTTAATTTGCTCAACCGCACTTCAGCTTTAGAAAACGTTGAACTGCCGCTGATGTACAAGAAAGGCCTGACCGGTCGCCAACGCCACAGCACCGCCATCGAATTGCTGACCAAGGTTGGCTTGGGCGATAGAATCCACCACCATTCAAGCCAACTTTCTGGCGGTCAGCAACAACGGGTCGCCATTGCGCGCGCTTTGGCTAATAGCCCATCCGTGCTGATGGGCGATGAGCCGACAGGCAACCTGGACTCAAAGACGAGCCGCGAGGTGATTGCCCTGTTTCGTCAATTGAACCAACAACAAGGTTTGACGGTTATTCTGGTCACGCACGATCCGGCGGTGGCTCGCAATGCCAATCGGATGATCGTGCTGCGCGACGGCTATGTCGTCGAAGACACGCAGGATTTTCAACGCGCTATGTCGGCACTGCAACACGAAACTTTTGCCGACGAACCTGGCGCAGCGCACAAGCCAACCGGCGAGGCCTAG